One Bacillota bacterium genomic window, GGTCCAGGATGTCGATCAGACGCTTGTGCGTCCGCATCTCGAACTGCTCCCGGATGTCCTTCTCACCGTTGGGCGCCACCAGCACGGTGTAGACCGATCGCTCCGTAGGAAGCGGGACGGGGCCCGCCACCTCGGCACCGGTCCGCCTGGCCGTCTCCACGATCTGCCCCGCCGACTGGTCCAGGACCGCGTGGTCGAAGCCGCGCAACCGGATCCGGATCTTCTGGCGAGCCATCGCACTCCTCCTACTCCTCGATCTTGGTGACCACGCCGGCGCCCACCGTGTGCCCGCCCTCGCGGATGGCGAAGCGGAGCCCCTCCTCGATGGCGATCGGCTCGATCAACTCGACCGACATGGTGATGTTGTCGCCCGGCATGACCATCTCGGTCCCCTCCGGGAGGGTGATGGTGCCGGTCACGTCCGTGGTCCGGAAGTAGAACTGCGGCCGGTACCCGTTGAAGAACGGGGTGTGCCGCCCACCCTCCTCCTTGGTCAGGACGTAGACCTGCGCCGCGAACTTCCGGTGCGGGTGGATGCTACCCGGCTTGGCCAGAACCTGTCCGCGCTGCACGTCCTTCTTGTCGACGCCGCGGAGCAGGGTACCGATGTTGTCGCCGGCCTGCGCCTGATCGAGCACCTTGCGGAACATCTCGACGCCGGTGACCACGGTCCTGCGCGGCTTGTCGGCCAGGCCGACGATCTCGATCTCGTCGCCCACCTTGACCGTGCCGCGCTCGACGCGCCCGGTGGTGACGGTGCCGCGGCCGGTGATGGTGAAGACGTCCTCGATCGGCATCAGGAAGGGCTTGTCGATGTCGCGCCCGGGCGTGGGGACATAGTCGTCCACCGCGTCGAGCAGCTCCCAGATCTTCCCGCACCACTGGCAGTCGCGCTGGCCGCAGCCGCACTCCAGCGCCTTGAGGGCCGAGCCGGTGATGATGGGCACCTCGTCGCCCGGGTACTCGTACTTGGAGAGCAGCTCCCGAACCTCCAGCTCCACCAGCTCCAGGAGCTCGGGATCATCCACCATGTCCGCCTTGTTGAGGAAGACGACCATGGCCGGCACGCCCACCTGCCGCGCCAGCAGGATGTGCTCGCGGGTCTGCGGCATGGGGCCGTCGGCGGCGCTGACCACCAGGATCGAGCCGTCCATCTGCGCCGCGCCGGTGATCATGTTCTTGATGTAGTCGGCGTGACCCGGGCAGTCGACGTGCGCGTAGTGGCGCTTCTCCGTCTCGTACTCGACGTGCATCGTGTTGATGGTGATGCCGCGAGCCCGCTCCTCCGGCGCCTTGTCGATCTGGTCGTAGGGCACGTACTGCGCCCAGCCCTTCTTCGAGAGCACGAGCGTGATCGCGGCGGTCAGCGTCGTCTTGCCGTGGTCGACGTGTCCGATGGTACCGATGTTCACATGCGGCTTGGTGCGCTCAAACTTTGGCTTGGCCATCGCTCAATGGACCCTCCTTGCACAAGTCCTTCCGACCCTCTGCCGGGTGGGTCGGAGCGTTCCGCCCTTACGCCTTCTGCGCCTGGGCACGGTGGTGGATCACTTCGTCCGCGATGTGTCGCGGGACTTCCTCGTAATGGTCGAACTGCATCGTGTACGTACCGCGGCCCTGCGTCTTGGAACGCAGGTCCGTCGCGTAACCGAACATCTCCGCCAGCGGGACGAAGGCGCGGATCACCTGGGCGTTGCCGCGCGGCTCCATGCCTTCGATCCGCCCCCTGCGCGCGTTGATGTCGCCGATCACGTCGCCCATGTACTCCTCGGGCACCACCACCTCGACCTTCATCACCGGCTCCAGGAGAACGGGCTCCGCCTGCTGGGCCGCGTTCCGGAAGGCCATGGAACCGGCGATCTTGAAGGCCATCTCCGACGAGTCCACCTCGTGGTAGGAGCCGTCGAAGAGCGTCGCCCGGAGGTCCACCACGGGGTAGCCCGCCACCACGCCGTTCTGCATCGCCTCGCGGACGCCGGCCTCCACCGCCGGGATGAACTCCTTGGGCACCACGCCGCCGACGATCTTGTCGACGAACTCGAAGCCCTTGCCCGGCTCCAGCGGCTCGATCTGCAGCCAGACGTCGCCGTACTGGCCGTGGCCGCCGGTCTGGCGGACGAACCGCCCCTGGGCCTGTGCCGGACGCCGGATCGTCTCGCGGTAGGCCACCTGCGGTCGGCCGACGTTGGCCTGGACGTGGAACTCCCGCTTCAGCCGGTCGACGATGATCTCCAGGTGGAGCTCGCCCATGCCGGAGATGATGGTCTGGCCGCTCTCCGGGTCGGTGGAGACCCGGAAGGTGGGATCCTCGTCGGCCAGCCGGCGCAGCGCGTCGCCCATCCGGTCCTGGTCGGCCTGCGTCTTCGGCTCGATGGCCACCGAGATGACCGGCTCGGGGAAGTCCATGGCCTCCAACCGGATCGGCGCCTCTTCGGGGCAGAGCGTGTCGCCGGTCTTGGTGTCCTTCAGGCCGACCGCAGCCACGATCTCGCCCGCGCCCGCCTGGTCCATCTCCTCGCGGTGGTTGGCGTGCATCCGCAAAAGGCGGCCGATCCGCTCCTTCTTGCCCGTGTTGGCGTTGAGCACGTAGGAGCCGGCTGTCAAGCGCCCGGCGTAGATCCGCAGGAAGCAGAGCTTCCCCACGAAGGGGTCGGCGGCAATCTTGAAGGCCAGCGCGGTCAGAGGCTCCTCGTCCGAGGCGCGGCGCACCACCTCGTCCCCCGTCCGCGGATCGACGCCCCGAACCGGCGGCAGGTCGAGCGGGGAGGGAAGGTAGTCGAGGACCGCGTCCAGCAGCGTCTGGACACCCTTGTTCCGGTAGGCGGCCCCGCACAGGACCGGCACCGCACGCAGCTCCAGCGTCCCCCTGCGCAGGGCGGCGCGGATCTCCTCCTCTCCCATCGGCTGGCCGTCCAGGTACTTCATCATCAGGTCGTCGTCGAGCTCGGCCACCGACTCGAGGAGTTTCTCGCGCCACTCGTCGGCCTGCGCCTTCCACTCGGCGGGGATCTCCCGCTCCTCCATGCGCGTGCCCAGCTCGTCAACCCAGTAGATCGCCTTCTCGCGGACCAGGTCGACGACGCCGGCGAAGCCCTCCTCCGCGCCGATGGGGATCTGGACCGGTACGGGGTTGGCTCCCAGCCGTTCACGGATGGAGCGGACCGAGGCGAAGAAGTCCGCGCCGACGGAATCCATCTTGTTGATGAAGGCGATCCGTGGCACTCCATAGCGGTCCGCCTGCCGCCAGACGGTCTCCGACTGCGGCTCGACACCGTTCTTGGCATCGAAGATGGCGATGACGCCGTCCAACACCCGCAGCGCGCGCTCCACCTCCACCGTGAAGTCCACGTGCCCGGGCGTATCGATGATGTCGATGCGGTGGTCCTTCCAGAAACAGGTCGTGGCCGCGGAGGTAATGGTGATGCCCCGTTCCTGTTCCTGCGGCATCCAGTCCATGGTGGCCGAGCCCTCGTGGACCTCGCCCATCTTGTGCACGCGCCCCGTGTAGAACAGGATGCGCTCCGTCGTGGTCGTCTTCCCGGCGTCGATGTGCGCGGAGATACCGATGTTCCGCACGCGTTCGAGAGGGATGCCAGGCATCACGTTCCCTCCTTTCTTCCCGAAATCAAGCCGAAATTCGCCTTTTCACCAGCGGTAGTGCGCGAAGGCACGGTTCGCCTCGGCCATCCGGTGCAGTTCTTCCTTCCGCCGCACCGCGCCGCCGGTGTTGTTGGCGGCATCCAGGATCTCGCCGGCCAGGCGCTGGACCATGCCGCGCTCGTTCCGCTGGCGAGCGAACTGGACAAGCCAGCGCAAGGCCAGCGACCGGCGCCGCTCCGGGCGCACCTCCAGGGGCACCTGGTAGGTGGCACCCCCCACGCGCCGCGGCCGCACTTCCAGCGCGGGCATGGCGTTGCGCACCGCCTGCTCGAAGACCTCCAACGGCTCGCGGCCGGTCCGTTCGCGGATCGTCTCCATGGCGCCGTAGAAGATCTTCTGCGCCACCGTCTTCTTGCCGTCCCGCATGAGCTTGTTGATCATGCGCGCCACCAGTTCCGACCCGTAGACCGGATCCGCTGTCACCTGCCGCGGCGGTACGGGACCGCGTCTGGGCATCTTCCCGCCCCCTTCCTCCAGCCCCGCCGTTTACTGCTTCTTGGGCCGCTTGGCCCCGTACTTGGAGCGCCCCTGGCGCCGCCGCTCCACCCCGGCCGTGTCCAGCGTGCCGCGGATGATATGGTAGCGCACGCCGGGCAAGTCCTTGACGCGGCCACCGCGGACCAGGACCACGGAGTGCTCCTGGAGGTTGTGGCCTTCCCCCGGGATGTAGGCCGTCACCTCGATCCCGTTGGTCAGCCGCACGCGAGCCACCTTGCGCAGAGCGGAGTTGGGCTTCTTCGGCGTCTGCGTCCGCACCTGGACGCAGACGCCGCGCTTCTGCGGATTGCTGCGCAGCGCCGGGGCCGCTGTCTTCTGCAAGACCGGCTGCCGGCCACCCCGGATCAGCTGGTTGATGGTTGGCATTCCGCACCTCCTCCCCATGCGCTCGGGTGGCCCGGAAGCTGCTTCCGGGCCACCGCCGATCCCGAATCCGGACCGAGCTCCCCTCCGGAACCGCTACGCCCCGTCGCGGAGGATCGCCGCCGCCGCCGTCCCCACGTCGACGCCGCAATCCTGGCCGAGCTCCTTCATGTTCTCGTACCAGCTGACCTGGACGTGGCGCTCCTCGCACAGCCTGAGGAGCGGCTCGACCAGCTTCCGGTCCGCGTCCCGCGCGATGCAGACCAGGCGTGCCTGACCCCGCTGCACCGCCTTCAGCGTCTGCTTGGTGCCGACGACCCGCCGGCTCCCGCTCGCTTCGGCTATCGGGCCCATGCTCGGTCTCCACCTTTCCAGGTCCGGAGCGCCGGGCAAAGCGCTAGCATTCTAGCACCGCGCGAAAAAGGCCGTCAACGTTCACCGGGCCCCGCCGTCCGGCGAGTGCAAACGGAACGCCTCCGCCGCCACCGTCTCGTCGTCGCCCGCCTTGCCGTCGCCGGCCGCGCTGAGGACCTCCTCGGCCAGCGAGCTGCGGGCACCCGGGACGGTCGGCCGTTCGCCCTCCACCCGGATCTCCAGGCGGCGGTAGGCCGGCAGTCCTGTCCCGGCAGGGATGAGCTTGCCGAGGATGACATTCTCCTTCAAGCCGACCAGATGGTCGTGCTTGCCCTTGGTCGCCGCCTCCGTCAGGACCCGGGTGGTCTCCTGGAACGAAGCCGCCGACAGGAAGGAGTCGGTGGCCAGCGAGGCCTTGGTGATCCCGAGCAGGACCGGGCTGAGCCGGGCGGGCTGGAGCCCCGCCGCTTCCGCCTCGCGATTGGCGTCCTCGGCCTCCCACTGGTCCACCAGGCCGCCGGGCAGGAGCCTCGTCTCCCCCGGGTCGTCCACCCGGACCTTGCGCAGCATCTGCCGGATGATGATCTCCACGTGCTTGTCGTTGATCTCCACGCCCTGCAGCCGGTAGACGCGCTGGACCTCCTGCAGCAGGTACTCCTGGACCCCCTTGACGCCCTGGAGCCGCAGGATGTCGTGCGGGTTGATCGGCCCTTCGGTCAGCGGGTCGCCGGCCTGGACCCGGTCGCCCTCGCTCACCCGCAGGCGGGCGCCGTAGGGGACGGGGTACTCCTGCACCCGCCCGTCGTCGCTCGTGATGCGGATCGCCCGGTGGTTGGCTTCCTCGGTCACCGAGACGACGCCGTCGACCTCCGTGGTCACCGCCTGGCCACGCGGCCGCCGGGCCTCGAAGAGCTCCTCGACCCGCGGCAGGCCCTGGGTGATGTCCTCGCCGGCCACCCCGCCCGTGTGGAAGGTCCGCATGGTCAGCTGCGTGCCCGGCTCGCCGATGGACTGGGCGGCGATGATACCCACCGCCTCGCCCACCTCGACCAGGCTGCGCGCCGCCAGGTCGCGCCCGTAGCAGCGGGCGCAGACCCCCAGCCGCGACCGGCAGGTGAGCACGGAGCGGACCTTGACCGCCTCCACCCCCGCGTTGAGGATGGCGTGCGCCAGGTCCTCGTTGATCAGCTCGTTCCGGCGCACGAGGATCTGGCCCGTGCGCGGGTCGGCCACGTCTTCCGCCGCCACGCGCCCGTTGATCCGGTCGAAGAGCGACTCGATCTCCTCGCCGCCGTCCCGGATCTCGCGGACCACGATGCCGTCGTCCGTACCGCAGTCTTCCTCGCGGACGATGACGTCCTGGCTGACGTCGACCAGCCGCCGCGTCAGGTAACCCGAGTCGGCGGTGCGCAGCGCCGTGTCCGCCAGCCCCTTCCGGGCGCCGTGCGTGGAGGTGAAGTACTCCAGGACGGTCAGCCCCTCGCGGAAGTTGGAGCGGACGGGGATCTCGATGGTCCGCCCCGAGGGATCGGCCATCAGGCCGCGCATGCCGGCCAGCTGGGAGAGCTGGGCCACGTTGCCTCGTGCGCCCGAGTTGACCATCATGGCCACCGGGTTCATCGGGTCCAGCGCCTTCATCACGTTCTCCGTGATCTCGTCCTTCGCCCGCGTCCAGACGTCGATCACACGCTGGTACCGCTCCTCGTTGGTGAGGAAGCCCCGCCGGTACTGGCGCTCGATGGCGTCCACCTCGGCGTCCGCCCGCGCCAGGACCTCTTCCTTGTCGGCGGGGACGTTCAGGTCCTTCATCGAGATGGTGACGCCGGCACGGGTGGCGTAGCGGTAGCCCAGCTCCTTGATGCCGTCCAGCATGGCGGTGGTCGCCGTGGTCCCGCCCTTGCGGAAGCACTCGCCCACCAGCTGGCCCAGCCGCGCCTTGTCCACGGTCTCGTTGACGAAGCCGAGGAAGCCGGGCAGCTTCTCGTTGAAGATCAGGCGCCCCACCGTGGTGGTCACCCGCTTCCCCTGCACGCGCACCTGGACGAGGGCGTGCAGGTCGATCTCGCCCAGCTGGTAGGCCAAGATCGCCTCGTCGCGGGAGGCGAAGGCCCGGCCCTCGCCCTTGGCCCCTTCGCGGTCCAGCGTCAGGTAGTAGGAACCCAGGACCATGTCGAGGGTGGGGGTGACCACCGGGCTCCCGTCCTTCGGGCTCAGGATGTGGTCGGCCGCCATCATCAGCACCCGCGCCTCGGCCTGGCCCTCGGCGGAGAGCGGGACGTGCACCGCCATCTGGTCCCCGTCGAAGTCGGCGTTGTAGGCCGTGCAGACCAGCGGGTGGATCTGGATGGCGCGCCCCTCCACCAGCACCGGCTCGAAGGCCTGGATCCCCAGCCGGTGGAGCGTCGGCGCACGGTTGAGCAGGACGGGGTGCTCCCTGATCACTTCCTCGAGCACGTCCCAGACCTCGTCCCGCGCCCGCTCCACCATCCGCTTGGCGTTCTTGATGTTGTGCGCGTAGCCCAGCTCCACCAGCCGCTTCATCACGAAGGGCTTGAAGAGCTCGAGCGCCATCTCCTTGGGCAGGCCGCACTGGTTCATGCGCAGCGACGGGCCGACCACGATCACCGAGCGGCCGGAGTAGTCGACGCGCTTGCCCAGCAGGTTCTGACGGAAGCGGCCCTGCTTCCCCTTCAGCATGTCGCTCAGCGACTTGAGCGGCCGGTTGCCCGGTCCGGTCACGGGACGACCCCGGCGGCCGTTGTCGATGAGGGCGTCGACCGCCTCCTGCAGCATCCGCTTCTCGTTGCGGACGATGATGTCGGGTGCGCCCAGCTCCAGGAGCCTCTTCAGCCGGTTGTTCCGGTTGATCACCCGGCGGTAGAGGTCGTTCAGGTCCGAGGTGGCGAAGCGGCCGCCGTCCAGCTGGACCATGGGGCGCAGGTCGGGCGGGATGACCGGCACCACGTCCAGGATCATCCACTCCGGCCGGTTGCCCGACTGGCGGAAGGACTCCACCACCTCCAGCCGCCGGATGGCGCGGACGCGCCGCTGCCCCGAGCTGGAGTGGCTCTCCTCCCGCAGCTCTTCGGCCAGCTCGTCCAGGTCGATCTTCTGCAGCAGCTCCTTGATCGCCTCGGCGCCCATCCCCGCCCGAAAGGCGTTTCCGTACCGCTCCCGCGCCTCGCGGTACTCGTTCTCCGTCAACAGCTGCTTTTCCATCAGCCCCGTCTCGCCGGGGTCGATCACGATGTAGTTGGCGAAGTAGAGGACCTTCTCCAGCTGGCGGGGCGACATGTCCAGCATCAGCCCCATCCGGCTGGGGATGCCCTTGAAGTACCAGATGTGCGAGACCGGCGCGGCCAGCTCGATATGGCCCATGCGCTCGCGGCGCACCTTGGACCGGGTCACCTCGACGCCACAGCGGTCGCAGACGATCCCCTTGTAGCGGACCCGCTTGTACTTGCCGCAGTGGCACTCCCAGTCCTTGGTGGGCCCGAAGATCTTCTCGCAGAAGAGCCCATCCCGCTCCGGCTTGAGCGTCCGGTAGTTGATGGTCTCGGGCTTCTTCACCTCGCCGTGCGACCATTCGCGGATCTGCTCCGGTGAGGCGAGCCCGATCGCGATGGACTCGAACGCGTTGAGGTCTACCACCGGGACGTCCCCCTTCCTTCGCCAGGCCGGAGCCTCATTCGTCGTCGCCTACCGCATCGTCGCCGAGCTCCTCGTCCGGGTCGAAAGCGACCACGCCCATGCCGGGAAGCTCGCCCTCCTCGTCGGACTCCTCGGCGCTCTCCTCGATGCGCTCTTCGTCCAGCGTCGCCTGCGCCGCCTGGCGCGCCTCCACCGCCGCCGGGCGCCGCACCTCGCTCAGGTCGAAGTCGTACTCGGTCGGCGTCTCGCCGTAATCCTCGTCCGTCTCCGCGAGCTCCACTTCCTCGCCGTCGCGGGAGAAGATGCGGACGTCCAGGCCCAGGCTCTGCATCTCCTTGATCAGCACCTTGAAGGATTCGGGGACGCCGGGCTGCGGCACGTTCTCGCCCTTGATGATCGCCTCGTACGTCTTCACCCGCCCGATGACGTCGTCGGACTTGACGGTGAGCATCTCCTGAAGCGTGTAGGCGGCGCCGTACGCCTCCAGCGCCCAGACCTCCATCTCGCCGAAACGCTGCCCGCCGAACTGCGCCTTGCCGCCCAGCGGCTGCTGGGTGACGAGGGAGTAGGGCCCCGTGGACCGGGCATGGATCTTGTCGTCGACCAGGTGGGCCAGCTTCAGCATGTAGACGTAGCCCACCGTCACCGGGTTGTCGAAGGGCTCGCCGGTGCGCCCGTCGTACAGGATGGTCTTCCCGTCCTCCGGCAGACCTGCCTGGCGGAGCATCTCCAGGATCTCCTGCTCGGTGGCGCCGTCGAAGACCGGCGTAGCCACCTTGATCCCCAGCTTCTGGGCGGCCCAGCCCAGGGTGCATTCCAGGATCTGGCCCACGTTCATGCGCGAGGGCACACCCAGCGGGTTGAGGACGATGTCCACCGGGCGGCCGTCCGGCAGGAAGGGCATGTCCTCCACCGGCAGGATCCGCGAGACGACGCCCTTGTTGCCGTGGCGGCCCGCCATCTTGTCGCCGGCGGAGATCTTCCTCTTCTGGGCCACGTAGACCCGGATCAGCTGGTTGACGCCCGGGGCCAGCTCGTCACCGTTCTCGCGCGAGAAGACCTTGACGTCGACGACGATGCCGCTCTCGCCGTGTGGCACGCGCAGCGAGGTGTCCCGCACCTCCCGCGCCTTCTCGCCGAAGATGGCGCGCAGCAGGCGCTCCTCGGCGGTCAGCTCCGTCTCGCCCTTCGGCGTCACCTTGCCGACGAGGATGTCGCCCGGATGCACCTCGGCCCCGATGCGGACGATGCCCCGATCGTCCAGGTCCTTCAGGACGTCCTCGCCCACGTTGGGGATGTCGCGGGTGATCTCCTCGGGGCCCAGCTTGGTGTCCCGCGCCTCGCACTCGTGCTCCTCGATGTGGATCGAGGTGAAGGTATCGTCCTGGACCAGCCGCTCGCTCAGGAGGATGGCGTCCTCGTAGTTGTAGCCTTCCCACGGCAGGAAGGCGCAGAGCACGTTCTTCCCCAGGGCGAGCTCGCCATGGTCGACGCTGGGGCCGTCGGCGAGGATGTCGCCCGCCTCGACCCGGTCGCCTGCGCGGACGATCGGCTTCTGGTTGAAGCAGGTGCCCTGGTTGGTCCGCTGGAACTTCAGCAGCTCGTACAGGTCGCGCTGCCCGTCGTCGCCGCGGACGATCACCTCGTCCGCCGTCACCCGCTCGACCACCCCGCCCCGCCGGGCCAGCACCTCGACGCCCGAGTCCATGGCGGCCCGGTACTCGATGCCCGTGCCGACGATCTGCGACTCGGTGGTCAGGAGGGGTACCGCCTGCCGCTGCATGTTTGCGCCCATCAGCGCGCGGTTGGCGTCGTCATGCTCCAGGAAGGGGATCAGCGCCGTGGCGACGCTCACCACCTGCTTCGGCGAGACGTCCATGTAGTCCACGTCGCCGGGCGCCACCCGGACGATGTCCGTCTGGTAGCGGCAGGTGACGCGCTCCGCCTTGAAGCGCCCCTCCTCGTCCAGCGGCTCGTTGGCCTGGGCGATGCGGGCGTCGTCCTCCTCGTCGGCGGTCAGGTAGACGATCTCGTCGGTCACCCGGCCGTCGACCACCTTCCGGTACGGCGTCTCGATGAAGCCGTACTCGTTGACGCGGGCGTACGTGGACAGGGCGCCGATCAGCCCGATGTTGGGACCTTCGGGCGTCTCGATGGGGCACATCCGGCCGTAGTGCGAGTGGTGGACGTCGCGCACGTCGAAGCCGGCGCGCTCCCGCGAGAGGCCGCCGGGACCGAGCGCGCTCAGGCGCCGCTTGTGCGTCAGCTCCGCCAGCGGGTTGGTCTGGTCCATGAACTGGCTCAGCTGGCTCGAGCCGAAGAACTCCTTGACGGCGGCCACCACCGGCCGGATGTTGATCAGCGCCTGCGGGGTGATCAGCTCCGCATCCTGGATGGTCATCCGCTCGCGGATCACCCGCTCCATCCGGGCCAGCCCCACGCGGAACTGGTTCTGGAGGAGCTCGCCCACCGAACGGAGCCGCCGGTTGCCCAGGTGGTCGATGTCGTCGATGGCGCCCACGCCGTGCATCAGCGTGAACATGTAGTTCACGATGGCAGCCATGTCCTCGGGCGTGATGGTCTTCACATCCATGGCAGGGGCGCCGTTGCCGACCACGAGCAGCTCGCGGTCGTCATCGGTCCGCACGCGCAGCCGCTGGACGCCCGCCTGGCTCAGCCGCTCGGCCACGGATCGGCTGATGCGGCTGCCCGAGGCCACCAGCAGCTCGCCCGTCTGCGGGTCCTTCACGTCCTCGGCCGCGATCCGCCCGACCACGCGGTTGCGCAGGCTCAGCTTCTTGTTCAGCTTGTAGCGGCCCACCGCCGCCAGGTCGTACCGCTTGGGATCGGTGAGCAGGCCCTCCAGCAGGGAGCGGGCGTTCTCCTCCGTGGGCGGCTCGCCCGGCCGCAGCCGCCGGTAGAGCTCCACCAGCGCGGTGCGCGCGTCACGCGTCGGATCGTGCTCCAGGGTGGCGCGCAGCTCGGCGGTCTCGCCCAGCAGCTCCATGAGCTGCGCGTCGGTCTCCCAGCCCAGCGCCCGCAGGAGGGCGGTGGCAGGAAGCTTCCGGGTCCTGTCGACACGCACCTGGAGGACTCCGCCCGCCTCGGTCTCGAACTCGAGCCAGGCGCCGCGGTTGGGGATGACCGTGGCCGTGTAGACGGGGTTCCCGTTGGCGTCGACGTCCCGGCCGTAGTAGACGCCGGGGGAGCGGACCAGTTGGCTGACGACCACGCGCTCGGCGCCGTTGATGATGAAGGTACCGGTCTCGGTCATCAGCGGGAAGTCGCCCATGAAGACTTCCTGCTCCTTCATCTCGCCGGTCTCGCTGTTGATCAGCCGCACGCGAACGCGCAACGGCGCGGCGTACGTGGCGTCGCGCTCCTTGCACTCCCGCTCGCTCCACTTGGGTTCGCCGAGGGCGTAGTCGAGGAACTCCAGGATCAGGTTGCCCGTAAAGTCCCGGATGGGAGAGATGTCGCGGAACATCTCCAGCAGCCCTTCCTGGAGGAACCACTCGTAGGACTTGCGCTGGACCTCGATCAGGTTCGGGATGTCC contains:
- the rpoB gene encoding DNA-directed RNA polymerase subunit beta gives rise to the protein MADPKRLAGQRKSFAKIAEVLDIPNLIEVQRKSYEWFLQEGLLEMFRDISPIRDFTGNLILEFLDYALGEPKWSERECKERDATYAAPLRVRVRLINSETGEMKEQEVFMGDFPLMTETGTFIINGAERVVVSQLVRSPGVYYGRDVDANGNPVYTATVIPNRGAWLEFETEAGGVLQVRVDRTRKLPATALLRALGWETDAQLMELLGETAELRATLEHDPTRDARTALVELYRRLRPGEPPTEENARSLLEGLLTDPKRYDLAAVGRYKLNKKLSLRNRVVGRIAAEDVKDPQTGELLVASGSRISRSVAERLSQAGVQRLRVRTDDDRELLVVGNGAPAMDVKTITPEDMAAIVNYMFTLMHGVGAIDDIDHLGNRRLRSVGELLQNQFRVGLARMERVIRERMTIQDAELITPQALINIRPVVAAVKEFFGSSQLSQFMDQTNPLAELTHKRRLSALGPGGLSRERAGFDVRDVHHSHYGRMCPIETPEGPNIGLIGALSTYARVNEYGFIETPYRKVVDGRVTDEIVYLTADEEDDARIAQANEPLDEEGRFKAERVTCRYQTDIVRVAPGDVDYMDVSPKQVVSVATALIPFLEHDDANRALMGANMQRQAVPLLTTESQIVGTGIEYRAAMDSGVEVLARRGGVVERVTADEVIVRGDDGQRDLYELLKFQRTNQGTCFNQKPIVRAGDRVEAGDILADGPSVDHGELALGKNVLCAFLPWEGYNYEDAILLSERLVQDDTFTSIHIEEHECEARDTKLGPEEITRDIPNVGEDVLKDLDDRGIVRIGAEVHPGDILVGKVTPKGETELTAEERLLRAIFGEKAREVRDTSLRVPHGESGIVVDVKVFSRENGDELAPGVNQLIRVYVAQKRKISAGDKMAGRHGNKGVVSRILPVEDMPFLPDGRPVDIVLNPLGVPSRMNVGQILECTLGWAAQKLGIKVATPVFDGATEQEILEMLRQAGLPEDGKTILYDGRTGEPFDNPVTVGYVYMLKLAHLVDDKIHARSTGPYSLVTQQPLGGKAQFGGQRFGEMEVWALEAYGAAYTLQEMLTVKSDDVIGRVKTYEAIIKGENVPQPGVPESFKVLIKEMQSLGLDVRIFSRDGEEVELAETDEDYGETPTEYDFDLSEVRRPAAVEARQAAQATLDEERIEESAEESDEEGELPGMGVVAFDPDEELGDDAVGDDE